A single genomic interval of Romboutsia ilealis harbors:
- a CDS encoding DUF969 domain-containing protein has protein sequence MELVGILIIIIGFALKLDTIAVVVTAGLTTGLVAHMSIGDILSTLGDAFVTNRTTCLFMLIVPIIGLCERYGLKSKAVMLIKKASNLSTGILLSGYTLVREVTIAMGVTLGGHPQFVRPLVSPMAEGAAIAKYGELDQEDLDKIKAYSAASDNIGNFYAQNVFMANAGILLIASTLEGLGIKVDALELSKVAIIVAVIAFVLWVAQNIMLDRKLKKKYSARSNVGGVK, from the coding sequence ATGGAGTTAGTAGGAATATTAATTATAATTATTGGATTTGCACTTAAGCTAGATACGATAGCAGTAGTTGTAACCGCAGGTCTAACTACAGGACTAGTAGCTCATATGAGTATAGGAGATATACTTAGTACATTAGGAGACGCGTTTGTAACAAATAGAACGACTTGTCTATTTATGCTTATAGTACCAATAATAGGATTATGTGAAAGATATGGGTTAAAATCAAAAGCTGTAATGCTTATTAAAAAAGCAAGTAATTTATCGACAGGAATATTATTAAGTGGATATACACTTGTAAGAGAAGTTACAATAGCAATGGGTGTTACTCTTGGAGGACATCCACAATTTGTTAGACCTTTAGTAAGTCCAATGGCAGAAGGTGCAGCAATTGCTAAATATGGAGAATTAGATCAAGAAGACTTAGATAAAATAAAAGCTTATTCAGCAGCATCAGATAATATAGGTAACTTCTATGCACAAAACGTATTTATGGCAAATGCAGGGATACTTTTAATAGCCTCTACATTAGAAGGATTAGGAATAAAAGTAGATGCACTTGAATTATCAAAAGTAGCTATAATAGTAGCAGTAATAGCATTTGTATTATGGGTAGCACAAAATATTATGTTAGATAGAAAATTAAAGAAAAAATATTCAGCAAGAAGTAATGTAGGAGGTGTAAAATAA
- the rbr gene encoding rubrerythrin, with the protein MNQLRDSKTKINLMKAFAGESQARNRYTFGASQAKGEKLALIEQAFLYTADQERAHAKVFYNHLKELSGGTIHIDGGYPVEIFDNIAQTLRAAQHDEYEEWEEVYKNFANTAREEGFLAVANSFDKIAQIEKIHGDRFGDFAQKIEDGTLFKSDKEEQWICLNCGHVHTGVEAPKACPVCQHPQGYFILYSNSPFGN; encoded by the coding sequence ATGAATCAATTAAGAGATAGTAAAACTAAAATAAACTTAATGAAAGCTTTTGCTGGAGAAAGTCAAGCTAGAAATAGATACACTTTCGGTGCATCACAAGCAAAAGGTGAAAAGTTAGCTTTAATAGAGCAAGCTTTTTTATATACTGCAGACCAAGAAAGAGCTCATGCAAAGGTATTTTATAATCACCTTAAGGAATTATCTGGAGGAACTATACATATAGATGGTGGATATCCAGTAGAAATATTTGATAATATAGCACAAACATTAAGAGCAGCTCAACATGATGAATATGAAGAATGGGAAGAAGTTTATAAAAATTTTGCTAATACTGCTAGAGAAGAAGGATTTTTAGCTGTAGCTAATAGTTTTGATAAAATAGCTCAAATAGAGAAAATACATGGAGATAGATTTGGAGATTTTGCTCAAAAGATAGAAGATGGAACTTTGTTTAAGAGTGATAAAGAAGAACAATGGATTTGTTTAAATTGTGGGCACGTTCATACAGGAGTAGAAGCTCCAAAGGCTTGTCCAGTATGCCAACATCCTCAAGGTTATTTTATATTATATTCTAATTCACCTTTTGGAAATTAA
- a CDS encoding ABC transporter substrate-binding protein: MNKKILSLVLTGVLSASLLVGCKAKDNSAESDKLVISTWGLNEDVLKKEIFEPFAKEHGVEVVLEVGNNSDRLTKMKNNPNSNIDITYLAESFSEQGADAGIFEKLDYSKIPNAEKINEKAKYTVENGYGPAYTLNSIGIVVDPTSNIEINSWEDLWKPELKGKIAIPDITTTNGAAVVDIAATKAGVSITEDNGEAAFKELEKLKPNVVKTYSKSSDLANMFSSGEIVAAIASDFAFETIQKAKPEVINVIPESGTYLNFNTININANSKNKDLAYEFINYVLSDEVQERAAKTLNDAPINTDVKLSEEDAKNLAYGDIVKNAKTIDYKVVNPLMNDWINKWNRVMN, from the coding sequence ATGAATAAGAAAATTTTATCATTAGTATTAACAGGAGTTTTATCAGCATCACTTTTAGTAGGATGTAAAGCTAAAGATAATTCAGCAGAGTCTGACAAGCTTGTAATTTCAACTTGGGGACTAAATGAAGATGTATTAAAGAAAGAAATATTTGAACCTTTTGCTAAAGAACATGGAGTAGAAGTAGTTTTAGAAGTAGGAAATAACTCTGACAGATTAACTAAAATGAAGAATAATCCAAATTCAAATATAGATATAACTTATTTAGCGGAATCATTTTCAGAGCAAGGAGCAGATGCAGGTATATTTGAAAAATTAGATTATTCTAAAATACCAAATGCTGAGAAAATAAATGAAAAAGCTAAGTATACAGTAGAAAATGGATATGGACCAGCTTACACTTTAAATAGTATAGGTATAGTAGTTGATCCAACTAGTAATATAGAAATAAACTCTTGGGAAGATTTATGGAAACCTGAATTAAAAGGTAAAATAGCAATACCAGATATAACTACTACAAATGGGGCAGCAGTAGTTGATATAGCGGCAACTAAAGCTGGTGTTTCTATAACTGAAGATAATGGAGAAGCTGCATTTAAAGAGTTAGAAAAGTTAAAGCCAAATGTTGTAAAAACTTACAGCAAGTCATCTGATTTAGCTAATATGTTCTCAAGTGGAGAAATAGTAGCTGCTATAGCATCAGATTTTGCATTTGAAACTATACAAAAGGCTAAGCCAGAAGTTATAAATGTTATACCTGAATCAGGAACTTACTTAAACTTTAATACTATAAATATAAATGCAAACTCTAAAAATAAAGATTTAGCTTATGAATTTATAAATTATGTATTAAGTGATGAAGTACAAGAAAGAGCTGCAAAAACATTAAACGATGCTCCGATAAATACAGATGTTAAATTAAGTGAAGAAGATGCTAAAAACTTAGCTTACGGAGATATTGTTAAAAATGCTAAAACTATAGATTATAAAGTTGTAAATCCTTTAATGAATGATTGGATAAACAAGTGGAATAGAGTAATGAACTAA
- a CDS encoding Type 1 glutamine amidotransferase-like domain-containing protein, producing MINLLLSLNNFDENWCYSILKDIIKKDYNVLIVPLSYNDNWLKDENDWNKAFNSEYGTHYKEIVSPFLSYGICENNIKWINQFIDSIDLMKEKIRNSDILFFTGGYPDKMMAKFQKYDLIHELENFNGIMIGTSAGAMVQISEFHITKDSDYERYSYYIGLNIIKDFDVEVHFENKEIQNISILRCIKEKKKPVYSITNNGAVLVIDGKAYTLGDAKKWDVPGHYY from the coding sequence ATGATTAACTTATTGCTTAGTTTAAACAACTTTGATGAAAATTGGTGCTATAGCATATTAAAAGACATAATAAAAAAAGATTATAATGTATTAATCGTTCCACTTTCATATAATGATAATTGGCTAAAGGATGAAAATGATTGGAATAAAGCATTTAATAGTGAATATGGAACTCATTATAAAGAGATAGTTTCTCCATTTTTATCTTATGGAATTTGTGAAAATAATATTAAATGGATAAATCAATTTATAGATAGTATAGATTTAATGAAAGAAAAGATTAGAAATAGTGATATTTTATTTTTCACAGGTGGTTATCCAGATAAGATGATGGCAAAATTTCAAAAGTATGATTTAATTCATGAACTTGAAAATTTTAATGGGATTATGATTGGTACTAGTGCTGGTGCTATGGTTCAAATAAGTGAGTTTCATATTACTAAAGACTCTGATTATGAGAGATATTCATATTATATAGGATTAAATATAATTAAGGATTTTGATGTAGAAGTTCATTTTGAAAATAAAGAGATACAAAATATAAGTATACTAAGATGTATTAAAGAAAAGAAAAAGCCTGTTTATTCAATAACTAATAATGGTGCAGTTTTAGTTATTGATGGAAAAGCTTATACATTAGGTGATGCTAAAAAATGGGATGTACCAGGGCATTACTACTAA
- a CDS encoding amidohydrolase, with product MNSKATVIKNVNILTMNQNKDIIENGMLIYKDDKIIYVGCEKEFDEDVNLIDGEDAILMPGMINCHTHASMIPFRSLADDYKDRLKRYLFPLEQKLVDKELTYIGAKYAISEMLLGGVTTFCDMYYFEDEVAKAAKELNMRGIVCETVVDFKAPDSEKPYGGIDYAKDFIKKWKDDDLITPGVAPHAIYTNSDESLKLAYNLSKEYNIPFTMHVAEMDYEVSMYKEKYNLTPIGYLDKLGILDHNFISAHTILVNDEDINILKEKKVKVSHNISANSKGAKGVCPILKMKENNIDIGLGTDGPMSSNTLDIISQMSQVGKIHKLFNNDRTLLPSDEIVEMATMGGARVLGLEKKVGSIEVGKKADLVLIETKSVNMQPIYDYYATIVYSSNPSNVHTVIVDGKIVVRNKELVSGDFSKIRKDLLGLKDKINEVAKNL from the coding sequence ATGAATAGTAAAGCTACAGTTATAAAAAATGTAAATATACTTACTATGAATCAAAATAAAGATATCATAGAAAATGGTATGCTTATATATAAAGATGATAAGATAATTTATGTTGGATGTGAAAAGGAATTTGATGAAGATGTAAATTTAATAGATGGAGAAGATGCTATATTAATGCCGGGTATGATAAACTGCCATACTCATGCATCAATGATTCCATTTAGAAGCTTAGCAGATGATTATAAAGATAGATTAAAAAGATACTTATTTCCACTAGAACAAAAGTTAGTGGATAAAGAATTAACTTATATAGGAGCAAAATATGCAATATCTGAAATGTTATTAGGAGGGGTAACCACATTTTGTGATATGTACTATTTTGAAGATGAAGTTGCAAAGGCAGCTAAAGAACTAAATATGAGAGGTATTGTATGTGAAACTGTAGTTGATTTTAAAGCTCCTGACTCAGAGAAGCCTTATGGAGGGATTGATTATGCTAAAGACTTTATCAAAAAATGGAAAGATGATGATTTAATAACTCCAGGAGTAGCACCACATGCAATTTATACTAACAGTGATGAATCATTAAAATTAGCATATAATTTATCAAAAGAGTATAATATTCCTTTTACTATGCATGTAGCTGAAATGGATTATGAAGTTTCTATGTATAAGGAGAAATATAATTTAACTCCAATTGGTTATTTAGATAAATTAGGTATTTTAGATCATAATTTTATATCAGCTCATACAATTTTAGTTAATGACGAAGATATAAATATATTAAAAGAAAAAAAAGTAAAAGTTTCTCATAATATATCTGCAAACTCGAAAGGAGCAAAAGGTGTTTGTCCTATATTAAAAATGAAAGAAAATAATATAGATATAGGGCTTGGAACAGATGGGCCTATGAGCTCGAATACATTAGATATAATAAGTCAAATGTCTCAAGTTGGGAAGATACATAAATTATTTAATAATGATAGAACACTTCTTCCATCAGATGAAATAGTTGAGATGGCAACAATGGGTGGAGCTAGAGTTTTAGGATTAGAAAAAAAAGTTGGATCTATAGAAGTTGGTAAAAAGGCAGATTTAGTTTTAATTGAAACAAAATCTGTAAATATGCAACCTATATATGATTATTATGCAACTATAGTTTATTCTTCAAATCCTTCAAATGTACATACTGTAATAGTAGATGGTAAAATTGTTGTAAGAAATAAGGAACTTGTAAGTGGAGATTTTTCTAAAATAAGAAAAGATTTATTAGGATTAAAGGATAAAATAAATGAAGTGGCTAAAAATTTATAG
- the abc-f gene encoding ribosomal protection-like ABC-F family protein, producing the protein MAQIKINNLSFQYETHGEDIFKNVCINIDTDWKLGLIGRNGRGKTTFLKLLHGEYKYSGQIISPVSFDYFPMTVDDNKDALEVMRESIAPFTKWEKELEIYSNNIEYMKEYGEVLEKFIDHDGYIINEVIEKEVRKMGLETEILNRTFKTLSLGEQTKLLLVALFLKKNNFLLIDEPTNHLDTEGRECVAKYLQKKSGFILVSHDRDFLDKVINHILSINKNNIDIQKGNYSTWQLNNSKRDDFEKSENEKLLKEIKRLQIAAKQKSNWSNKVEATKKGCGPVDRGFIGHKAAKIMKRAKCLEKRQNKAIEEKSKLLKNIEEVEKLKISNIDSTSNKILEVIDLQIIYEKELFNNPVTFKVNPKDRIWIRGKNGCGKSSLIKLLIGEDINYTGYIDKAKNISYVSQDTFYLKGKIEEFFKERGIDEQYLKSSLNKLGFNDTQFEKNIETWSEGQKKKLLIAASLCERAELYIWDEPLNFIDVISRIQIENMILEEQPTIIFVEHDQCFGNKIATKIIDIK; encoded by the coding sequence ATGGCACAAATTAAAATAAATAACTTAAGTTTTCAATATGAGACTCATGGTGAAGATATATTTAAAAATGTATGTATTAATATAGATACAGATTGGAAATTAGGCCTAATTGGTAGAAATGGTCGTGGAAAAACAACTTTTTTAAAATTATTACATGGTGAATATAAATATAGTGGCCAAATAATAAGTCCAGTAAGTTTTGATTATTTTCCTATGACGGTAGATGATAATAAAGATGCTTTAGAAGTTATGAGAGAATCAATAGCACCTTTTACTAAATGGGAAAAAGAATTAGAAATATACTCAAATAATATTGAATATATGAAAGAATATGGAGAAGTACTAGAAAAGTTTATAGATCATGATGGATATATTATTAATGAAGTTATAGAAAAAGAAGTTAGAAAAATGGGATTAGAAACAGAAATTCTAAATAGAACCTTTAAAACATTAAGTCTAGGAGAACAGACAAAGTTGCTTTTAGTAGCTTTATTCCTAAAGAAAAATAATTTCCTACTTATTGATGAACCTACTAATCATTTAGATACAGAAGGTAGAGAATGTGTAGCAAAATATCTACAGAAAAAGAGTGGATTTATATTGGTTTCCCATGATAGAGACTTTTTAGATAAGGTTATTAATCATATTTTATCTATTAATAAGAACAATATAGATATTCAAAAAGGCAATTACTCAACGTGGCAATTAAATAATAGTAAGAGAGATGACTTTGAAAAATCAGAAAATGAAAAATTACTTAAAGAGATAAAAAGGCTTCAAATAGCAGCTAAACAAAAGTCTAATTGGTCTAATAAAGTAGAAGCAACTAAGAAAGGATGTGGTCCTGTAGATAGAGGATTTATTGGACATAAAGCTGCTAAAATAATGAAAAGAGCTAAATGTTTAGAAAAACGTCAAAATAAAGCGATAGAAGAAAAATCAAAACTATTAAAGAATATAGAAGAAGTAGAAAAACTTAAGATAAGTAATATAGATTCTACTTCAAATAAAATCTTAGAAGTTATAGATTTACAAATAATATATGAAAAAGAATTATTTAATAATCCAGTAACATTTAAAGTTAATCCAAAAGATCGTATTTGGATTAGAGGAAAAAATGGATGTGGAAAATCAAGTTTGATAAAATTACTAATTGGAGAGGATATTAATTATACAGGGTACATAGATAAAGCAAAAAATATATCTTATGTTTCTCAAGATACGTTTTATTTAAAGGGGAAAATTGAAGAATTTTTTAAAGAAAGAGGAATAGATGAACAATATTTAAAAAGTAGTTTAAATAAATTAGGATTTAATGATACTCAATTTGAAAAGAATATAGAAACCTGGAGTGAGGGGCAAAAGAAAAAACTGCTTATTGCAGCAAGTTTATGTGAAAGAGCAGAGCTTTATATTTGGGATGAACCTCTTAATTTTATTGATGTAATTTCACGTATACAAATTGAGAATATGATTTTGGAAGAACAACCTACAATTATTTTTGTTGAACATGACCAATGTTTTGGAAATAAAATAGCTACTAAGATTATAGATATTAAATAA
- a CDS encoding cyclase family protein, with protein sequence MKIIDLTHKLENNMTAYSPDSRAKIQKVATIENNGYEESLLTIYSHNGTHMDSTKHMNINGKTLDTLDIENFAGKAILIDVKDKEYIDLELLKKYEERINECDFVIFNSSWDKFWNTDKYYKDYPVLNKESAKYLANSNIKGIGIDMLSVDPYDSADFEIHSILFDGGKLIVENLTNLENIPNEFLFIAAPLKFNDADGAPVRAMAII encoded by the coding sequence ATGAAGATAATAGATTTAACTCATAAACTTGAAAATAATATGACTGCATACTCACCAGATAGCAGAGCAAAAATACAAAAAGTAGCAACAATAGAGAATAACGGATATGAAGAAAGTCTTCTGACGATATACTCTCACAATGGAACTCACATGGACTCAACAAAACATATGAATATAAATGGAAAAACTTTAGATACACTAGATATAGAAAATTTTGCTGGAAAAGCAATACTTATAGATGTAAAAGATAAAGAGTATATAGACTTAGAACTTTTAAAAAAGTATGAAGAAAGGATAAATGAATGTGATTTTGTTATATTTAATTCTTCTTGGGATAAGTTTTGGAATACTGATAAATACTACAAAGATTATCCAGTATTAAATAAGGAATCTGCAAAGTATCTTGCAAATAGTAATATAAAAGGAATTGGAATAGACATGTTATCAGTTGATCCCTATGATAGTGCGGACTTTGAGATTCATAGTATATTATTTGATGGTGGAAAGCTTATCGTTGAGAATCTAACTAATTTAGAAAATATACCAAATGAATTTTTATTTATTGCAGCACCGTTAAAGTTTAACGATGCTGACGGAGCACCTGTAAGAGCAATGGCGATTATATAA
- a CDS encoding SHOCT-like domain-containing protein — MEDKKRILKMIEEGKINAEEAIKLLDVLDSTEKCDGIVKSEVVEDDDFFDLKNDGKGGKILFVRVKSNDGSKVKINIPLEFIKIMGGIGSMYSNELEKYNIDIEKLMNAIDNGFVGRLVDVESGNDKVVVEIC, encoded by the coding sequence ATGGAAGATAAAAAAAGAATTTTAAAAATGATTGAAGAAGGTAAAATAAATGCAGAGGAAGCTATAAAATTATTAGATGTGTTAGATTCTACTGAAAAGTGTGATGGTATTGTTAAATCTGAAGTAGTTGAAGATGATGATTTCTTTGATTTAAAAAATGATGGTAAAGGCGGTAAGATACTGTTTGTAAGGGTAAAGAGTAATGATGGAAGTAAAGTAAAGATTAATATACCACTAGAGTTTATAAAAATAATGGGTGGAATAGGTAGTATGTATAGTAATGAGCTTGAAAAATACAATATAGATATAGAAAAACTAATGAATGCAATAGATAATGGATTTGTTGGAAGATTAGTAGATGTTGAGAGTGGAAATGACAAAGTAGTAGTAGAAATATGTTAG
- a CDS encoding esterase family protein, with amino-acid sequence MKIEYFKEYSHCLNRDMEFKVYGHGGKPLLAFPAQDGRFYDFENFNMVHSIEYLINSGRVQLFCCDSIDKESWSDIFGDKRHRIHMHEQWYYYIVDELVPRIFEINKNSNGYYANGILTTGCSMGATHAVNFMFRRPDIFDGCIGLSGYYDSDFVFYDYCDDLVYKNAPIKYIEGMPYDHEFVDKYRRNKIVICCGQGAWEDEMIYSLNKLKTLLEYKNINAWVDLWGTDVNHDWDWWRVQLPYFLERIL; translated from the coding sequence ATGAAAATAGAGTATTTTAAAGAATATAGCCATTGCTTAAATAGAGATATGGAATTTAAAGTATATGGGCATGGGGGGAAACCTCTCTTAGCTTTTCCAGCGCAAGATGGTAGATTTTATGATTTTGAAAACTTTAACATGGTACACAGTATAGAATATTTAATAAACTCTGGTAGAGTTCAATTATTTTGTTGTGATAGCATAGATAAAGAAAGTTGGTCAGATATTTTTGGTGATAAAAGGCATAGAATACATATGCATGAACAATGGTATTATTATATTGTAGATGAGTTGGTTCCAAGAATATTTGAGATTAATAAAAATAGTAATGGATATTATGCTAATGGAATTTTAACTACAGGGTGCTCTATGGGAGCAACTCATGCGGTTAATTTTATGTTTAGAAGACCAGATATATTTGATGGATGTATTGGTCTTAGCGGTTATTATGATAGTGATTTTGTTTTTTATGATTATTGTGATGATTTAGTTTATAAAAATGCGCCAATTAAGTACATAGAAGGTATGCCATATGATCATGAATTTGTTGACAAGTATAGAAGAAATAAGATTGTAATATGCTGTGGTCAAGGTGCCTGGGAAGATGAAATGATTTATAGCTTAAATAAGTTAAAAACATTGCTAGAGTATAAAAATATAAATGCTTGGGTTGACTTATGGGGAACTGATGTAAATCATGATTGGGATTGGTGGAGAGTACAGCTACCATATTTTTTAGAAAGAATATTATAG
- a CDS encoding DUF2089 domain-containing protein, whose product MHKVITKCPVCTKEMKIMKLKCNHCNTIIENEFSISKFDRLSKEQLNFVEVFLACRGNIKDVEKQLGISYPTVRGKLDEINHELGLAIKKDTRKEKEKIMDMLENKEISSEEAINLLKKL is encoded by the coding sequence ATGCATAAAGTTATAACAAAATGTCCAGTTTGCACAAAAGAGATGAAGATTATGAAATTAAAATGCAATCATTGTAATACAATTATAGAAAATGAATTCTCTATTTCAAAATTTGATAGGTTATCCAAAGAGCAATTAAACTTTGTAGAAGTGTTTTTAGCTTGTAGAGGAAATATAAAAGATGTAGAAAAACAGCTTGGAATATCTTATCCAACTGTAAGAGGAAAGCTTGACGAAATTAATCATGAACTAGGTTTAGCAATTAAAAAAGATACAAGAAAAGAAAAAGAAAAAATAATGGATATGTTAGAAAATAAAGAAATAAGTTCTGAAGAGGCTATTAATCTTTTAAAGAAATTATAA
- a CDS encoding ATP-grasp domain-containing protein, producing MNVVFISPHFPLYFHNFCSRLKERGVNVLGIGDEDYNLISDETKNAVTEYYKVSNLENFEEVENACKFYENKYGKIDWIESQNEYWLEMEATLRSKFNVNTGTKIENMSPMKYKSKMKDVYKKANIPVARYDYVKSLESCIDFANKVGYPIIAKPDNGVGANSTYKLNNEDDIRRFFNERDESVVYIIEEFIKGHVETFDGIADSNKNVLIASSHVMLNSIMDCVNEKQEARFYSQPVKNRDIETIGKKVVKAFDTRSRFFHFEFFRLHEDKEGLGKKGDLVGLEVNMRAPGAYMPDIINYTYDVDVYSIWADMLIHDKSFVDIDRKYSVGYVSRRDELKYKNSIDYVKSKYNDKILVDVNVPKVLAEAMGDRVLLARSKDESDLFDIMDLVTEKI from the coding sequence ATGAATGTTGTATTTATTTCACCACACTTTCCGTTATATTTTCATAACTTTTGCTCAAGATTAAAGGAAAGAGGAGTTAATGTATTAGGAATAGGAGATGAAGACTATAATTTAATTAGTGATGAAACTAAGAATGCAGTAACTGAGTATTATAAAGTATCTAATCTTGAAAATTTTGAAGAAGTTGAGAATGCATGCAAGTTCTATGAAAATAAGTATGGAAAAATTGATTGGATAGAGTCTCAAAATGAATATTGGCTAGAAATGGAAGCAACTCTTCGTAGTAAGTTTAATGTAAATACAGGAACTAAGATAGAGAATATGTCTCCAATGAAATATAAATCAAAAATGAAGGATGTATATAAAAAAGCTAATATACCTGTTGCTAGATATGATTATGTAAAATCATTAGAATCATGTATAGATTTTGCTAATAAAGTTGGATATCCTATAATAGCTAAGCCAGATAATGGAGTTGGAGCAAACTCTACATACAAGTTAAATAATGAAGATGATATTCGTAGATTTTTTAATGAAAGAGATGAAAGTGTAGTATATATAATAGAAGAGTTTATAAAAGGTCATGTTGAAACGTTTGATGGTATAGCAGATTCAAATAAGAATGTTTTGATAGCATCAAGCCACGTTATGCTAAACTCAATAATGGATTGTGTAAATGAAAAACAAGAAGCTAGATTTTATTCTCAACCTGTTAAAAATAGAGATATAGAAACTATCGGAAAGAAAGTTGTTAAAGCTTTTGATACTAGGAGCAGATTTTTCCATTTTGAATTTTTTAGGTTGCATGAAGATAAAGAAGGTTTAGGAAAAAAAGGAGATTTAGTTGGTCTTGAGGTAAATATGAGAGCTCCAGGGGCGTATATGCCGGATATTATAAATTATACTTATGATGTTGATGTATATTCTATTTGGGCAGATATGCTAATTCATGATAAATCTTTTGTTGATATAGATAGAAAATACTCAGTAGGCTACGTAAGTAGGAGAGATGAATTAAAATATAAAAACTCTATTGATTATGTAAAGAGTAAATATAATGATAAAATTTTAGTTGATGTAAATGTACCAAAGGTATTAGCAGAAGCTATGGGTGATAGAGTATTGTTAGCTAGAAGTAAGGATGAAAGTGATTTATTTGATATTATGGACCTTGTTACAGAAAAAATATAA